From the Penicillium oxalicum strain HP7-1 chromosome V, whole genome shotgun sequence genome, one window contains:
- a CDS encoding Vacuolar amino acid transporter 1 yields the protein MAPENSDEAIGEASSWGSSRIPTVIAANSYDADQQSRGNQISDLENLGRARSSSFSRIRQVGGPNSIDNFARSWQRAAQFPEVLPRRSSFVSADLDDDLAIASGLDNGSRSSPPWGRQSDHERPLLSEDSAGEDSEQEDLSAPGRSRKRAPSAGLLASSFERSYGASYGTISSRVSETARRNVIQFHREQQQALAEASGDPDRAPLIVKHVEHVDGTHEDIIIGQSTVPQTVFNSVNVLIGIGLLSLPLAMKHAGWVLGLSFLIYSAVITSYTARILAKCLDVDKSLVTYADLAYISFGQQARLVTSILFCLELLGACVALVVLFADSLHVLIPALGLLEWKIVCGLVLIPLNFLPLRFLSVTSILGIVSCTAIVLLICIDGLIKPDAPGSLRQPAKTFLFPENWATLPLSFGLIMSPWGGHGVFPNIYRDMRHPKKYGKSLWSTYIFTFSLDCSMAIIGWLMFGDIVRDEITANVLTVDQYPRSISSVGIIIFIAIIPLTKVPLNARPLVATFEVLCGVGIGPTASDHAQGESMRRMGRAAVRVFTVALIVVLAIVFPAFDRIMAFLGSFLCFTICIIFPLAFYLKIFGNEIPRRERILDWFLLLSSMMLAAIGTIWAFLPRDMIAEN from the exons ATGGCGCCTGAAAATTCAGATGAGGCCATAGGGGAGGCGTCCAGCTGGGGCTCATCCAGAATTCCGACGGTTATCGCGGCGAATTCATACGACGCTGATCAGCAAAGTCGTGGGAATCAAATCTCCGATCTGGAAAATCTTGGGAGAGCCAG ATCGTCTTCGTTCTCACGTATTCGCCAAGTCGGCGGGCCGAACAGTATTGACAACTTTGCGCGCTCGTGGCAAAGAGCTGCTCAGTTTCCCGAGGTTCTCCCCCGTCGCTCGTCATTCGTATCGGCggatctggatgatgatctcgccaTCGCATCAGGTCTAGACAATGGCTCGCGAAGCTCTCCTCCTTGGGGTCGCCAATCCGACCATGAGCGGCCTCTTCTTTCCGAGGACTCGGCGGGGGAGGACTCCGAGCAAGAGGATCTGAGCGCACCGGGCCGGTCCCGAAAGCGAGCCCCCAGTGCAGGTCTCCTCGCTTCGTCTTTTGAGCGAAGCTACGGTGCATCCTACGGGACCATCTCATCTCGCGTGAGTGAGACCGCTCGCCGCAATGTGATTCAATTCCACcgagagcagcagcaggctcTCGCAGAGGCTTCCGGAGATCCTGATCGCGCGCCTTTGATCGTCAAGCACGTCGAACACGTGGACGGGACTCATGAAGATATCATCATTGGACAGTCGACGGTGCCTCAGACGGTCTTCAACTCGGTCAACGTCTTGATTGGCATCGGCTTGCTGAGTCTACCACTGGCTATGAAACATGCTGGCTGGGTGCTCGGACTGTCCTTCTTGATCTACTCCGCCGTGATCACCTCATACACTGCGCGTATTCTCGCCAAGTGCTTGGATGTGGACAAGAGTCTAGTGACTTATGCGGACTTGGCTTATATTAGCTTTGGACAACAAGCCCGCTTGGTGACAAGTATTCTGTTCTGCCTGGAGTTGCTCGGCGCCTGTGTTGCCCTGGTGGTGCTGTTCGCGGATAGCTTGCATGTGTTGATCCCCGCCCTGGGCCTCCTCGAATGGAAGATTGTCTGTGGCCTGGTGCTGATTCCCTTGAATTTCCTACCCCTGCGTTTCCTCAGCGTGACCAGTATACTAGGCATTGTTTCCTGTACAGCCA TTGTCCTGCTCATCTGCATTGATGGATTGATAAAACCAGATGCACCAGGCTCGCTGCGGCAACCCGCGAAGACGTTCCTCTTCCCAGAGAATTGGGCAACATTGCCACTGAGTTTTGGTCTGATCATGT CTCCGTGGGGCGGACATGGTGTATTCCCGAAT atctACCGTGACATGAGACACCCTAAGAAATACGGAAAGAGTTTGTGGTCGACCTACATCTTCACG TTCTCTCTTGATTGCTCTATGGCCATCATCGGATGGCTCATGTTTGGAGACATTGTCCGGGATGAGATTACTGCAAATGTCCTCACGGTGGACCAGTATCCACGATCCATTTCCTCCGTCGGCATCATCATTTTTATTGCCATTATTCCATTGACGAAAGTGCCGTTGAA CGCACGTCCTCTCGTGGCCACCTTCGAAGTCCTCTGCGGCGTAGGTATTGGACCAACAGCTAGCGATCATGCACAAGGCGAGTCCATGCGGAGGATGGGCCGCGCCGCCGTCCGCGTCTTCACCGTGGCGTTGATTGTCGTGTTGGCCATCGTATTCCCGGCGTTTGACCGCATCATGGCCTTCCTTGGTTCATTCCTCTGCTTCACGATCTGCATCATTTTCCCCCTCGCCTTCTATCTGAAGATCTTTGGGAATGAGATTCCTCGACGCGAGAGAATTTTGGACTggttcctcctcctctcatCCATGATGCTGGCGGCGATCGGAACTATCTGGGCATTCTTGCCTCGAGACATGATTGCAGAGAACTGA